One genomic segment of Scylla paramamosain isolate STU-SP2022 chromosome 11, ASM3559412v1, whole genome shotgun sequence includes these proteins:
- the LOC135105011 gene encoding pleiotropic regulator 1-like, translated as MPSTTDDVQRHSVHTLVFRSLKRTHDMFLCDQGALPPVEESLEKLRRQAKARDQYGPVLGLVRHNQRKAVSMPHDLDVEDLQPKISETTNGAMSGPLALPPPSGPHPPLPPTPPPQSMALVASSGPSANAGQQSLVPRRAPMLPRPKWHAPWKLARVISGHLGWVRCVAVEPANEWFATGSNDRVIKIWDLASGQLKLSLTGHVSAVRGLAVSPRHPYLFSCGEDKQVKCWDLEYNKVIRHYHGHLSACYGLALHPTIDVLVTCGRDSTARVWDMRTKANIHTLTGHSNTIASVVCQAAEPQVITGSHDFTIRLWDLGAGKSTCTLTHHKKSVRALTIHPELYMFASGAPDNIKQWKCPDGKFMQNLAGHNAIVNCLAINREGVLVSGADNGTLYFWDWRTGYNFQKLQAPVQPGSMDSEAGVFAMTFDQSGSRLITCDADKTIKIYKEDDTATEDTHPINWRPEILKRRKY; from the exons ATGCCGTCCACCACTGATGATGTCCAGCGGCACTCGGTGCACACTCTGGTGTTCCGTTCCCTCAAGAGGACCCATGACATGTTCCTGTGTGACCAGGGAGCACTGCCTCCTGTAGAGGAATCCCTGGAGAAGCTGCGGCGACAAGCCAAGGCCCGGGACCAGTATGGGCCGGTACTGGGGTTGGTGAGACACAACCAGCGCAAGGCGGTCTCCATGCCTCACGACCTTGACGTTGAGGATTTGCAACCCAAGATCAGTGAGACCACCAATGGTGCAATGTCTGGTCCCTTagctcttccccctccttcaggGCCCCATCCCCCACTACCTCCTACTCCCCCACCACAGAGTATGGCCTTGGTTGCATCATCAGGGCCCAGTGCCAATGCTGGCCAGCAGTCCCTGGTGCCACGCCGTGCCCCCATGCTGCCACGACCCAAATGGCATGCTCCCTGGAAGCTTGCACGGGTCATCTCAGGTCACCTGGGCTGGGTGCGTTGTGTGGCTGTGGAGCCGGCCAACGAGTGGTTTGCCACTGGCTCCAATGACCGTGTCATCAAGATCTGGGATCTTGCCTCAGGCCAGCTTAAATTGTCCCTCACAGGCCATGTGTCAGCTGTGCGGGGCCTTGCTGTGTCTCCTCGTCACCCTTACCTCTTCTCTTGTGGTGAAGACAAGCAGGTCAAGTGCTGGGACCTGGAGTACAACAAG GTGATCCGGCACTACCACGGCCACCTGAGTGCCTGCTATGGCCTGGCATTACACCCCACCATTGACGTGCTGGTCACCTGTGGCCGTGACTCTACAGCACGAGTCTGGGATATGCGGACCAAGGCCAACATCCACACCTTGACCGGCCACTCCAACACCATTGCCTCAGTGGTGTGTCAGGCAGCCGAGCCTCAG GTGATTACTGGCTCCCATGACTTCACCATCCGCCTGTGGGATCTTGGGGCGGGGAAGAGCACCTGCACCCTGACCCATCACAAGAAGAGTGTGCGAGCTCTTACCATCCACCCTGAGCTGTATATGTTTGCCTCAGGGGCACCAGACAACATCAAGCAGTGGAAGTGTCCTGATGGAAAGtttatgcag AACCTGGCTGGCCACAATGCTATTGTGAACTGCCTGGCCATCAACAGGGAGGGTGTTCTGGTCTCAGGTGCAGACAACGGTACACTTTACTTCTGGGACTGGCGGACTGGTTACAACTTCCAGAAGCTGCAAGCACCTGTacaaccag GTTCAATGGACAGTGAGGCGGGAGTGTTTGCCATGACCTTTGACCAGAGTGGATCACGTCTCATCACCTGTGACGCCGACAAGACCATCAAGATCTACAAGGAGGATGACActgcg ACTGAAGACACACATCCTATCAACTGGAGGCCAGAGAtactgaaaagaagaaagtactgA